The following proteins come from a genomic window of Actinopolyspora saharensis:
- a CDS encoding helix-turn-helix domain-containing protein — MVDLKKGARITGSARDKLASDLKKKYEKGASIRSLAEATGRSYGFVHRVLVESGVQLRGRGGATRSKKK, encoded by the coding sequence GTGGTTGATCTGAAGAAGGGTGCGCGAATCACGGGAAGCGCACGAGACAAGCTGGCCAGTGATCTCAAGAAAAAGTACGAGAAGGGGGCGAGCATTCGTTCGCTCGCGGAGGCGACGGGCCGTTCCTACGGCTTCGTCCACCGCGTGCTGGTCGAGTCGGGAGTGCAATTGCGCGGGCGCGGAGGAGCGACCCGATCCAAGAAGAAATAG